In Mastigocladopsis repens PCC 10914, a single window of DNA contains:
- a CDS encoding ArsR/SmtB family transcription factor, translating into MSANITNSLPQKEIAKYNQIQNLETDEVQPLSHQVLNSEKAQRMAEFFSFLGDANRLRILSLLAQQELCVSDLAAVLSMSESAVSHQLRNLRAMRLVSYRKQGRNVFYCLHDSHVLALYLSVAEHLDEQE; encoded by the coding sequence ATGTCAGCTAATATCACCAATTCTCTTCCCCAAAAAGAAATTGCTAAGTATAATCAAATACAAAATCTAGAGACTGATGAGGTTCAACCTCTATCACATCAGGTTCTCAACAGTGAGAAAGCGCAGCGTATGGCAGAATTTTTTAGCTTTTTAGGGGATGCTAATCGTCTCAGAATTCTCTCACTGTTAGCTCAACAAGAACTTTGTGTGAGTGATTTGGCAGCAGTACTAAGTATGAGTGAATCTGCTGTCTCCCACCAACTAAGAAACTTACGGGCAATGCGTTTGGTCAGTTACCGCAAGCAAGGTCGTAATGTCTTCTATTGCCTCCACGATAGTCATGTTTTGGCTCTTTATCTATCTGTTGCTGAACACTTAGATGAACAGGAGTGA
- a CDS encoding DNA primase family protein, protein MDNNNFNSFHNNETQKIVNLRQNEPSPQLLLLTSKNDSSSLQKVNHEISKISRNTQGKIPQADIVGKQIAEKNRGKWIFNGEANCWMVYELKKPGIWSQVKDYYVEVLINKELKEQEIAGYGSSSYINNIRDKIRMELIEMSWQENSPKKLLPFQNCVLEIATGNVLHHSPDYKFTWCLPRDFDTSSNEFPVINGWLDEVTNNNESIKKILLAYLAAIFKGRTDLQLFLHLIGAGGTGKSTFVRLAQMLVGDNNICITNLKDFCNNRFGTSNAFKKRLVVFPDQDRYRGDLQKFKSITGQDFIFAEEKGKQGFQFKFDGMVIMASNDSVFDTRNSSWLTRRQILVPFTKTIDKTKRRDLEKEFQPELNALTQYLLKISDETVTQILRCAADNPELAKHTLDHQINSNPIAAWIDECVIRDSSSKSPIGSDKTDTNTLFGSYTQWCFKCGSTAQSLPKFSPNLLDFCNSTLGWSDVIKLPRTNKGYFINGLRLRQLDKDDHIPSPLAVSVEPNLHSEEWGVAS, encoded by the coding sequence ATGGATAATAATAATTTTAACAGTTTTCATAATAATGAAACCCAAAAAATAGTTAATTTAAGACAGAATGAGCCTTCTCCACAATTACTATTACTAACATCAAAAAATGACAGTAGTAGCCTTCAAAAAGTTAATCATGAAATTAGTAAGATATCTAGAAATACACAAGGTAAAATTCCACAAGCCGATATTGTAGGTAAACAGATAGCTGAAAAAAATAGAGGTAAATGGATATTTAACGGTGAAGCTAATTGTTGGATGGTTTATGAATTAAAAAAACCTGGTATTTGGAGTCAAGTAAAGGACTATTATGTTGAAGTATTAATCAATAAAGAACTCAAAGAGCAAGAAATAGCTGGCTATGGAAGTTCTAGCTATATAAATAATATCAGGGATAAAATAAGAATGGAATTGATAGAGATGAGTTGGCAAGAAAACTCTCCTAAAAAGTTACTACCATTTCAAAACTGCGTCCTAGAAATAGCTACAGGAAATGTTCTCCATCATTCACCAGACTATAAGTTTACTTGGTGTTTACCGCGTGATTTTGATACTTCTAGTAATGAGTTTCCAGTTATTAATGGGTGGTTAGATGAAGTCACAAACAATAATGAGTCAATCAAAAAAATATTACTAGCTTACTTAGCTGCTATTTTCAAAGGTCGTACTGACCTTCAACTGTTCTTACATTTAATTGGTGCTGGTGGTACAGGTAAAAGTACATTTGTTAGGCTTGCACAAATGCTTGTAGGTGATAATAATATATGTATAACTAATCTCAAAGATTTTTGTAATAATCGGTTTGGAACATCAAATGCTTTCAAAAAGCGACTGGTAGTATTCCCAGATCAAGACAGATATCGTGGAGACTTACAAAAATTCAAGTCCATTACAGGACAAGACTTCATTTTTGCGGAAGAAAAAGGTAAGCAAGGGTTTCAATTCAAATTTGATGGTATGGTCATCATGGCATCAAACGACTCTGTATTTGATACTCGTAACTCATCCTGGTTGACGAGGAGACAGATTTTAGTTCCATTTACAAAAACTATAGATAAAACAAAGCGTAGAGATTTAGAAAAAGAGTTTCAACCTGAGTTGAATGCATTAACTCAATATTTACTGAAGATTTCTGATGAGACGGTTACTCAGATATTGAGGTGTGCAGCCGATAACCCAGAACTAGCTAAACATACTTTAGATCATCAAATAAATAGTAATCCTATTGCTGCTTGGATTGATGAATGTGTTATCCGAGATAGCAGTAGTAAAAGTCCAATAGGGAGTGATAAGACAGATACTAATACTCTATTTGGTAGCTATACTCAATGGTGTTTTAAGTGTGGTAGCACTGCTCAAAGTTTGCCTAAATTTAGCCCTAATCTATTAGATTTTTGTAACTCTACCCTTGGGTGGTCTGATGTTATAAAGCTACCACGTACCAACAAAGGTTATTTTATTAATGGCTTGAGATTACGTCAACTGGATAAGGATGACCATATTCCTTCACCACTAGCAGTTAGTGTAGAGCCAAACCTACACAGTGAAGAGTGGGGTGTAGCATCCTAA
- a CDS encoding metal ABC transporter ATP-binding protein, with the protein MINHFPVLKVERLTVYQGSYLAVRDVSFELFSGTNTAIVGPNGAGKSTLVQAVLDLIPRSAGKIEILGRPITRLGNLRHQLGYMPQNFIFDRSFPISVSELVGLGWVGSSRSNSLTSGGEIRKKFFRRGLGGSSREKSAAVAEALRRTDAYHLRNQAIGTLSGGQLKRVLLAYCLVMPRKLLVLDEAFAGVDVQGAADFYTLLNELKQEEGWTVLQVSHDIDMVSRYCDRVICFNQTIVCTGVPEIALSAQNLLATYGPAFRRYQHNHN; encoded by the coding sequence ATGATTAACCATTTTCCTGTCTTAAAAGTAGAAAGATTGACTGTTTATCAAGGCAGCTACCTAGCTGTTCGAGATGTTTCGTTTGAATTATTTTCAGGAACGAATACAGCCATAGTTGGTCCTAATGGTGCCGGTAAAAGTACACTGGTGCAAGCAGTTTTGGATTTGATTCCCCGAAGTGCTGGCAAGATTGAAATACTTGGTCGCCCAATAACACGCTTGGGGAATTTACGTCACCAGTTGGGCTATATGCCACAAAATTTTATCTTTGACCGCAGCTTTCCCATTTCTGTTAGTGAATTGGTGGGGTTGGGATGGGTTGGTTCATCTCGTTCCAATTCCCTCACAAGCGGGGGAGAGATCAGAAAAAAGTTTTTTCGCAGGGGTTTAGGGGGATCTAGTAGAGAAAAATCAGCAGCAGTTGCTGAAGCTTTGCGGCGAACCGATGCTTACCATCTGCGAAATCAAGCAATTGGCACTCTCAGTGGCGGTCAACTCAAGCGGGTGTTGTTAGCATACTGTTTGGTCATGCCTCGGAAACTTTTGGTTCTAGACGAGGCGTTCGCAGGGGTAGATGTGCAAGGTGCAGCGGATTTTTATACCCTGCTGAATGAACTGAAGCAGGAAGAAGGATGGACAGTGTTGCAGGTTTCCCATGACATTGATATGGTCAGCCGCTATTGCGATCGCGTTATTTGCTTCAACCAAACTATCGTTTGTACTGGAGTTCCAGAAATTGCCCTTTCGGCGCAAAACCTTTTAGCAACATACGGTCCTGCCTTCCGTCGCTATCAACATAATCATAACTAA
- a CDS encoding site-specific integrase yields MVMKVEHKATKGSVGVESFQDRLRLRLPRNLYGGKQKYLTLGMADTPENRKLAEAKAKQIESDIVFERFDPTLAKYKPQSHLTLVVPITEGQEQLTLTELWDKYTAYKSKTVSVTTINKDFKKTRNHIASLPTYKLSEAVIIRDFLLEKLTPNAAKRVLTQLKACCDWAIDSELISSNPFVGMSQKVKVAVKDEDEAINPFNKGEQEQIIAAFKRNIYYSHYTNYVSFLFMTGCRTSEAIGLTWGHINSNLTLITFSEAVVEGNRKDTKTHKSRKFPINQSLKELLLSIKPNNPNPETPVFKAPKGGLIDAHNFLNRAWKTVLSELDIPYRPQYHTRHTFITKCLEAGVSVVQVAKWVGNSPEIIMKHYAGTIRQIQVPEF; encoded by the coding sequence ATGGTAATGAAAGTAGAACATAAAGCAACTAAAGGTTCAGTCGGTGTTGAGTCATTCCAAGACAGACTGAGACTACGTTTGCCACGTAACCTATATGGGGGGAAACAAAAGTATCTAACTTTGGGAATGGCAGATACACCAGAGAATCGCAAGCTGGCAGAGGCTAAGGCAAAACAGATCGAATCTGATATTGTATTTGAACGTTTTGACCCTACACTAGCTAAATATAAACCTCAAAGTCATTTAACTCTGGTTGTACCCATAACAGAAGGTCAGGAACAGCTAACATTGACTGAGTTATGGGATAAGTACACGGCTTATAAGTCTAAAACTGTAAGTGTAACCACTATTAACAAGGATTTTAAGAAGACTAGAAACCACATTGCTAGTTTGCCAACATACAAGCTTTCAGAAGCAGTAATCATTAGAGACTTCTTACTTGAAAAATTAACCCCTAATGCAGCAAAACGTGTCCTAACTCAATTAAAAGCTTGTTGTGATTGGGCAATAGACTCTGAGTTGATTAGTAGTAACCCATTTGTGGGGATGTCACAAAAAGTAAAAGTAGCTGTGAAAGATGAAGATGAGGCAATCAACCCATTTAACAAAGGTGAGCAAGAACAAATTATCGCGGCGTTTAAGAGGAATATATACTACAGTCACTATACAAACTATGTTAGTTTCCTGTTTATGACAGGTTGTAGGACTTCTGAAGCTATAGGGCTAACTTGGGGTCACATTAATAGTAATTTGACTTTGATTACCTTCAGTGAAGCAGTTGTAGAAGGGAATCGTAAAGACACCAAGACTCATAAAAGCCGCAAATTTCCTATTAATCAATCACTTAAAGAATTGTTACTTTCCATTAAGCCAAACAATCCTAATCCAGAAACACCAGTCTTTAAAGCTCCCAAAGGTGGTTTAATCGATGCTCATAACTTCCTTAATCGTGCATGGAAAACAGTACTGTCTGAGTTAGATATTCCTTACCGTCCTCAGTATCATACACGACATACCTTTATCACAAAGTGCTTAGAAGCTGGTGTGAGTGTTGTACAGGTTGCTAAGTGGGTAGGAAACTCACCAGAGATAATCATGAAACATTACGCAGGCACAATAAGACAGATTCAAGTACCAGAGTTTTAA
- a CDS encoding competence protein CoiA family protein, with protein sequence MDIARAMYKGGKIIHADECDFASYKNLGLLCPFCKQEVYLRKGNIRKPYFAHFHATCSRQVEECELRASVYSTSTKISSFIQDRTQRLQIFQQHFLSMIYVEKNKIIEDYQFNNWITLVKGENNDAINNISKVCREFFLKNYKEIEKIYTSLRM encoded by the coding sequence ATGGATATTGCAAGAGCAATGTATAAAGGTGGCAAAATTATTCATGCAGATGAATGTGACTTTGCTTCCTATAAAAATTTAGGTTTACTTTGTCCTTTCTGTAAACAAGAAGTTTATTTAAGGAAGGGTAATATTAGAAAACCTTATTTTGCTCATTTTCATGCCACTTGTTCTAGACAAGTAGAAGAATGTGAACTGAGAGCATCAGTTTATAGTACCAGTACAAAAATTAGTAGTTTCATTCAAGATAGAACACAAAGATTACAGATATTTCAACAACACTTCTTAAGTATGATTTATGTAGAAAAAAATAAAATTATTGAAGATTACCAATTTAATAATTGGATTACTTTAGTTAAAGGTGAGAATAATGACGCAATTAATAATATTAGTAAAGTTTGTAGAGAATTTTTTCTTAAAAATTATAAAGAAATAGAGAAAATATACACTAGTTTACGAATGTAA
- a CDS encoding type I restriction endonuclease subunit R, with protein MHPPHPDSEEALENATIELFSQLHWETANCYNENFGINSTVGRETKGEVVLIPKLRTALQKLNPNIPTEAIQLAIEELTRDRSTLSLANANSQIYQLLKDGVKVSFKNDDGEDQTETVKVIDWNKPENNNFFLASQFWVTGEIYTRRADLVGFVNGLPLVFIELKAHHKRLELAYKNNLTDYKQTIPQLFWYNAFIILSNGTKSRIGSLTAKWDHFSEWKKINSEGEEGIVSLDTIIRGTCEKTKLLDIVENFIFFYLAKGSLVKIIAKNHQYLGVNQAVTAVQQIKSNKGKLGVFWHTQGSGKSYSMVFFSQKVLRKLYGNWTFVIITDREDLDEQIYKNFAYAGAVTEIEKNVRASNGEHLKKLLNEDHRYIFTMIQKFRIEKGGTYPLISPRSDIIVIADEAHRSQYDTFALNMRNALPNAAFIGFTGTPLMIGEQETKKTFGDYISIYNFKQSIEDGATVPLYYENRIPELQLTNDELNEDIEEIIESAMLDEEQERKLERQCAREYQLITRDDRLNKIAQDIVTHYLGRGYQGKAMIVSIDRFTTVKMYNKVQHHWQQYLQNLKVQLAENNLSEFEQKKLSVTIKYIEETDMAVIISPSQNEVEEFQKKGLDITPHRKRLVSESPALDEKFKDSSHPLRIVFVCAMWITGFDVPSCSTIYLDKPMKNHTLMQTIARANRVFQNKINGLIVDYIGVFKNLQQALAIYGSASGGGVTEGDTPVKDKSALVEQLRLAIAEATEFCTAKGINFSKLETTQNAFARTKVWDDAVEAILVNDDSKRTYFSITRNVTRLYKGILPDTTANEFSKTQALLERLAEKIRLETPDNDISNVMDTVGEILDDSITAGEFIIPSNPRQLVDLSQLDFDALQAKFATGYQHTEAEKLKGTVNHKLQQMVQLNRTRINYLEKFQKMIDEYNAGSRNVEWFFNELIAFAQDLKTEDKRAISENLTEEELAVFDLLKNTEIKLTQQEEQEVKQVAKELLETLKREKLVLDWRKRQQTRASVEVTIKDILDKLPASYSSELYEKKCLEVYQHIYESYSG; from the coding sequence ATGCACCCTCCTCATCCTGACTCAGAAGAAGCTTTAGAGAATGCAACCATTGAGCTATTCTCTCAACTCCACTGGGAAACAGCCAACTGTTATAATGAAAACTTTGGTATAAACAGTACAGTAGGGCGAGAGACAAAGGGTGAAGTCGTTTTAATTCCCAAACTGAGGACAGCTTTACAAAAGTTAAATCCTAATATACCAACAGAAGCTATCCAACTTGCCATAGAAGAATTAACTCGTGACAGAAGCACCTTGAGTTTAGCCAATGCTAACTCCCAAATCTATCAACTCCTCAAGGATGGGGTGAAAGTTAGCTTCAAAAATGATGATGGTGAAGACCAAACAGAAACAGTCAAAGTCATAGACTGGAATAAACCGGAGAATAATAATTTCTTTCTTGCTTCCCAATTCTGGGTTACAGGAGAAATCTACACCAGACGTGCTGACTTAGTAGGGTTTGTCAATGGTTTACCTCTAGTCTTCATTGAACTTAAGGCACATCACAAACGATTAGAACTTGCTTATAAAAACAATCTCACAGATTATAAGCAAACCATCCCCCAACTGTTTTGGTACAATGCCTTCATTATTCTCTCCAATGGAACTAAAAGCCGTATTGGTAGCTTAACTGCTAAATGGGATCATTTCTCTGAGTGGAAGAAAATCAACAGTGAAGGGGAAGAGGGTATTGTTTCCCTAGACACTATTATCAGAGGCACTTGTGAGAAAACTAAATTACTAGATATAGTAGAGAATTTTATTTTCTTTTATTTAGCTAAAGGTAGCTTAGTTAAAATTATTGCTAAAAATCACCAGTACTTAGGTGTCAACCAAGCAGTTACAGCAGTTCAGCAAATTAAATCCAACAAAGGGAAACTAGGAGTATTCTGGCATACCCAAGGGAGTGGTAAGAGCTACTCAATGGTCTTTTTCTCCCAGAAAGTACTCAGAAAACTCTATGGTAACTGGACATTTGTGATTATCACAGATAGAGAAGATTTAGATGAACAAATCTATAAAAACTTTGCTTATGCTGGTGCAGTTACAGAAATAGAAAAAAATGTCAGAGCAAGCAATGGGGAACACCTAAAGAAACTTCTCAATGAAGATCATCGTTACATCTTCACGATGATTCAGAAGTTTCGTATAGAAAAAGGTGGAACATATCCCCTCATTTCTCCACGTTCAGACATTATAGTCATTGCAGATGAAGCTCACCGTAGCCAGTATGATACATTTGCCCTCAACATGAGGAATGCTTTACCCAATGCAGCTTTTATTGGTTTTACTGGTACACCCTTAATGATCGGGGAACAAGAAACTAAAAAAACTTTTGGTGACTACATCAGCATTTACAACTTCAAACAATCAATAGAAGATGGGGCAACAGTTCCACTCTACTATGAAAACCGTATCCCAGAACTGCAACTGACCAATGATGAACTCAATGAAGATATAGAAGAAATCATTGAGTCAGCGATGCTGGATGAAGAGCAAGAACGTAAACTAGAAAGACAATGTGCTAGAGAATATCAATTAATTACCAGAGATGACCGTTTAAATAAAATTGCTCAAGATATAGTCACTCACTATCTGGGGCGGGGCTACCAAGGTAAAGCAATGATAGTGAGTATTGATCGCTTTACTACAGTTAAGATGTACAACAAAGTCCAGCACCACTGGCAACAGTATTTACAAAATTTAAAAGTTCAGCTAGCTGAAAATAACTTGAGTGAATTTGAACAAAAGAAATTATCTGTCACTATTAAATATATAGAAGAGACTGACATGGCAGTCATCATCTCTCCGTCTCAGAATGAAGTGGAAGAGTTCCAAAAAAAGGGACTAGATATCACTCCTCACCGTAAAAGGTTAGTGAGTGAGTCTCCTGCATTAGATGAAAAATTTAAAGATTCATCTCACCCACTACGTATAGTGTTTGTTTGTGCAATGTGGATAACTGGGTTTGATGTCCCCAGTTGTTCTACTATCTACCTAGACAAACCTATGAAGAACCATACCCTCATGCAAACTATTGCTAGGGCTAACCGTGTTTTTCAAAATAAAATTAATGGACTCATAGTAGATTACATAGGAGTCTTCAAGAATTTACAGCAAGCACTCGCTATCTATGGTTCTGCTTCTGGTGGTGGAGTTACAGAAGGAGATACCCCAGTTAAAGATAAATCGGCTTTAGTAGAACAATTAAGATTGGCGATCGCAGAAGCTACAGAATTCTGCACTGCTAAAGGAATTAATTTTAGCAAGTTAGAAACCACCCAAAATGCATTTGCACGTACCAAAGTTTGGGATGATGCGGTAGAAGCTATTTTAGTTAACGATGACTCCAAACGCACCTATTTTTCTATCACCAGGAACGTCACCCGTCTTTATAAAGGCATCCTTCCTGATACTACTGCTAATGAATTTTCCAAAACTCAAGCACTTTTAGAAAGACTCGCAGAAAAAATCCGTCTTGAAACACCAGATAACGATATATCTAATGTGATGGACACAGTAGGGGAAATATTAGATGATTCCATTACTGCTGGAGAATTTATAATTCCTAGCAATCCCAGACAACTCGTTGATTTAAGCCAGTTAGATTTTGATGCACTGCAAGCCAAATTTGCAACAGGTTATCAACATACAGAAGCAGAAAAACTCAAAGGGACAGTTAACCACAAATTACAGCAGATGGTGCAATTAAACAGAACTCGCATCAATTATCTAGAAAAATTCCAGAAAATGATTGATGAGTATAACGCGGGTTCTCGTAACGTTGAGTGGTTCTTCAATGAATTGATAGCATTTGCCCAAGATTTAAAGACAGAAGATAAACGTGCCATTTCTGAAAATTTGACAGAAGAGGAACTAGCAGTTTTTGATTTGCTGAAAAACACAGAAATAAAATTAACGCAACAGGAAGAACAGGAAGTAAAACAAGTAGCCAAAGAACTATTAGAAACTTTAAAGCGCGAGAAGTTAGTTTTAGATTGGCGTAAACGTCAGCAAACTAGGGCAAGTGTAGAAGTAACTATTAAAGATATTTTGGATAAACTACCAGCCAGTTATTCATCAGAATTGTATGAAAAAAAGTGCTTGGAAGTTTATCAGCATATTTATGAATCCTATTCTGGCTAG
- a CDS encoding metal ABC transporter permease — translation MRFLNDCQIAWLAVTNANDLMTLLQFPFMQRAIAGAVLMGILGGLLGSFVTLRQLSFFSHAVGHAALVGVALGVLLQLNPTWMLLPFTLIFGLLVLYFIEKTDLASDSVLSIVLSGALAIGVILSSSIKGYRGNLMGVLFGDILAIDLTDLVLTLLVLVGSSLFLLSTLRQQILLTLNPAVAKVQGIPVQWYRYGFVVLLSLAVAVAIKAVGVLLVNAFLVIPASCAKLMSHHFNRFLLLSVIIGATSSFAGIIVSGLFNFASGPSIVLVQFVVFLTVFSWVKVKTKAA, via the coding sequence ATGCGTTTCCTAAATGATTGTCAAATAGCGTGGCTTGCCGTCACCAATGCCAATGACCTGATGACCTTGCTACAGTTTCCTTTTATGCAACGTGCTATTGCAGGTGCTGTTTTGATGGGAATACTTGGCGGTTTACTAGGCAGTTTTGTCACCTTGCGCCAGTTGTCTTTTTTCAGCCATGCTGTTGGTCATGCTGCTTTAGTAGGTGTGGCGTTAGGTGTGCTGTTACAGTTAAATCCCACTTGGATGCTGCTACCATTCACACTTATTTTTGGGTTACTTGTCCTCTACTTTATAGAGAAAACGGATTTAGCTAGCGACAGCGTTCTGAGCATTGTCCTGTCAGGCGCGTTGGCAATAGGAGTGATTCTTAGCAGCTCAATTAAAGGATATCGAGGTAACCTCATGGGAGTGCTATTTGGCGATATTCTCGCTATTGACCTGACAGATTTGGTTTTGACCCTGCTTGTACTTGTTGGAAGCAGCCTATTCTTATTATCAACCCTCAGACAGCAAATTTTGTTAACACTTAACCCTGCTGTGGCAAAGGTTCAAGGCATCCCAGTTCAGTGGTATCGTTATGGGTTTGTCGTATTGCTGTCATTAGCTGTTGCTGTGGCAATTAAAGCTGTCGGTGTTTTACTCGTCAACGCCTTTTTGGTCATTCCCGCTTCTTGTGCCAAACTGATGAGTCACCACTTTAACCGTTTCTTGTTGTTATCAGTGATTATTGGTGCAACAAGCAGCTTTGCTGGCATAATCGTATCGGGTCTTTTCAACTTTGCCTCCGGTCCTAGTATCGTTCTTGTTCAGTTTGTGGTATTTCTGACAGTTTTCAGTTGGGTCAAGGTGAAGACAAAAGCCGCATAA